A genomic region of Fusarium oxysporum Fo47 chromosome VI, complete sequence contains the following coding sequences:
- a CDS encoding kinase-like domain-containing protein, which translates to MSASDSIPATPEDWKDLSTPASPGSEDSSEPSTPLESPGHDSPSEPPRRVPSLRSVSDPRNMNPNSTAMGVLGMARRPVQTSSSFAGSSSASVENSIMAKARALHQQRMQKGMSPAGNPGTPSGSSPTASIANGFPTNLGLPPNMQRPHAPHVNSAPAITKPSLSERRAMGGGMGMKLSDMGRPSPVTATGKKRGPPGKLSDITGDAPGSQQSNGTGGGQGSKMDDFKKYIDTEKGWVTFDGAATITRTGVNFANGQTFSISLDEVEVLTELGKGNYGTVYKVKHAKRRVPRFGQGLSRKPLPVQYSQSDPSPIGYAEDSAEGLPDTTDGTTGTVMAMKEMRLELDDAKFTTILKELVILHECVSPYIIDFYGAFFQEGAVYMCIEYMDGGSIDKLYNGGIPENVLRKITYSTVMGLKSLKEEHSIIHRDVKPTNILVNTRGQVKICDFGVSGNLVASIARTNIGCQSYMAPERISGGGFAQAGNSDGSYSVQSDVWSLGLTIIECAKGAYPYPPEVSSTIFSQLSAIVEGEPPAMPEDTYSDMAKDFVKSCLHKIPMKRPTYAMLLKHPWLVEFTKPQTITEEAEEGDGVDTVAEAVGKIDLSSSTADTEVADWVNGVLQREKDGLKEDGPLKPALHNAPLDSVSPMSSPKDA; encoded by the exons ATGTCTGCCTCCGACTCGATCCCGGCCACGCCGGAGGACTGGAAGGATCTGTCGACACCTGCATCTCCAGGCTCTGAAGATTCGTCAGAACCCAGTACGCCGCTCGAATCTCCCGGTCATGATAGCCCCAGTGAGCCTCCTCGAAGAGTACCATCTCTGCGCTCCGTTTCCGATCCTCGCAACATGAATCCGAACTCAACTGCTATGGGTGTTTTAGGCATGGCCAGACGCCCTGTACAAACATCCTCGAGTTTTGCTGGAAGTAGTAGTGCCTCGGTGGAAAACAGTATAATGGCCAAAGCCCGAGCATTACATCAACAACGCATGCAGAAGGGCATGTCTCCCGCTGGAAACCCCGGAACACCCTCGGGGTCATCACCTACGGCCAGCATCGCTAACGGATTCCCTACCAACCTGGGATTGCCGCCCAATATGCAACGACCGCACGCACCACATGTAAATTCAGCTCCTGCGATAACGAAGCCCTCGCTGAGTGAGAGAAGGGCCATGGGCGGCGGCATGGGCATGAAGCTGTCTGATATGGGTAGACCCAGCCCTGTCACCGCCACTGGGAAGAAACGGGGGCCTCCTGGAAAGCTTTCTGATATCACAGGTGATGCGCCAGGTAGCCAACAATCCAACGGAACAGGGGGTGGGCAGGGGTCAAAAATGGACGATTTCAAGAAATATATCGACACAGAGAAGGGTTGGGTGACCTTTGATGGCGCTGCCACAATCACACGGACAGGTGTCAACTTTGCCAATGGCCAAACCTTCAGCATAtctcttgatgaagttgaagtctTGACCGAGCTGGGTAAAGGAAACTACGGAACAGTCTACAAGGTCAAGCATGCCAAGCGAAGAGTCCCTCGCTTCGGACAAGGCCTCTCGAGAAAGCCCCTTCCTGTTCAGTATTCGCAGTCGGACCCTTCTCCCATTGGATATGCGGAAGACTCCGCCGAGGGCTTGCCAGACACGACCGACGGTACAACGGGCACAGTAATGGCGATGAAAGAAATGCGCCTGGAGCTCGACGACGCCAAATTCACAACCATTCTGAAGGAGCTCGTCATCTTACACGAGTGTGTTTCTCCGTATATCATCGACTTTTACGGCGCCTTCTTCCAGGAAGGTGCTGTTTACATGTGTATTGAGTATATGGATGGCGGATCTATCGATAAGCTGTATAATGGTGGTATCCCGGAGAATGTTCTTCGAAAAATCACATACTCTACCGTGATGGGTCTCAAATCACTGAAGGAGGAGCATAGCATTATTCATCGCGATGTCAAACCAACAAACATCTTGGTCAATACACGAGGCCAGGTCAAGATTTGCGATTTTGGTGTCAGTGGTAATCTGGTAGCTAGTATAGCGCGAACCAACATCGGCTGTCAGAGCTATATGGCCCCCGAGAGAATCTCTGGTGGTGGATTCGCACAAGCCGGTAATTCCGATGGCTCATACAGCGTTCAGAGCGATGTCTGGAGTTTGGGCCTGACCATCATCGAGTGTGCTAAGGGCGCTTATCCTTACCCACCGGAGGTCTCTTCTACTATTTTCAGCCAACTGAGT GCTATTGTTGAAGGTGAACCACCTGCTATGCCAGAGGACACTTACTCGGACATGGCCAAGGATTTTGTGAAAAGCTGTCTTCACAAGATTCCTATGAAGCGGCCAACCTACGCCATGCTATTGAAACATCCGTGGCTCGTCGAATTTACAAAGCCTCAAACAATCacggaagaagctgaggagggTGATGGAGTTGATACGGTCGCGGAAGCTGTTGGTAAAATTGATTTGAGCTCATCAACTGCAGATACTGAAGTGGCAGATTGGGTCAATGGCGTTCTACAACGAGAGAAAGATGGCCTGAAGGAGGACGGGCCCTTGAAACCAGCACTACACAATGCACCGCTTGATAGCGTCAGTCCTATGTCAAGCCCAAAGGATGCATGA
- a CDS encoding carbamoyl-phosphate synthase L chain, ATP binding domain-containing protein, which translates to MRSTLRANRRLPLKPLPRFLSTSASSASVSSVASSSSAPKHTPINSVLIANRGEIAIRINRTAERLGIRATTVYTDVDAGSWHASSGFQSLALGPANAYLDGEKIIALAKQNGIQALHPGYGFLSENSKFAERCEEEGIVFVGPPATAMADMGHKARSKEIMTAANVPCVPGYHGADQGEQELLEHAKNITFPVLLKSVRGGGGKGMRIVLTEEEFLTQLRSARAEAKASFGEGGEVMLVEKYIIRPRHVEVQVFADKWGNTVALGERDCSVQRRHQKILEESPAPDLDLATRHDLWDKARKAASAVGYVGAGTVEFILDKDTNKFYFMEMNTRLQVEHPVTEMVTGLDLVEWQFRVAAGEKLPLSQEEVEAQMNERGAAIEARIYAENPEKGFIPDSGKLVRAYLPTELQNEDVRLDWGFRSGNTISEAYDGMIAKLIVRGDTRERAIAKLESVLRSYEIVGVATNIEFLKRLCETDAFVAGDVETGFIDKWREELFKPRPIKNEVVAQAALGMINFEHRNSGPHGLTLGFGETNNIGERKLNFKILDGYSKEEGEVVEASVTQTGHNLYNVAVHRKGDETPQVFTNIACQPEPEGEVMKLESYFPLERIQSSVVPQHTDNDTKVTVFQHGVKTDLVLLPPKWYEKALGLKESSASVAAPMPCKILKNEVVEGQIVQKGAPLVVIESMKMETIIRSPQDGIIKKLAHKEGDICKAGTVLVLFEEGETKDGES; encoded by the exons ATGCGTTCCACACTTCGCGCAAACCGTCGACTTCCTTTGAAGCCCCTCCCTCGTTTCCTCTCAACATCTGCTTCAAGCGCTTCTGTTTCTTCAgtggcttcttcatcatctgcacCAAAGCACACACCTATCAATTCTGTCCTTATCGCCAACCGTGGTGAGATCGCCATCCGTATCAACCGGACTGCTGAGCGCCTTGGCATTCGGGCTACAACCGTCTATACAGATGTTGACGCTGGTTCATGGCATGCTTCTTCGGGGTTCCAGTCTTTGGCGCTAGGTCCTGCAAACGCCTATCTTGACGGTGAGAAAATCATTGCTCTAGCGAAGCAAAATGGCATTCAGGCACTCCATCCCGGCTATGGCTTCTTGTCCGAAAACTCCAAGTTCGCAGAGCGTTGCGAAGAGGAAGGCATCGTGTTTGTTGGACCACCCGCTACTGCCATGGCCGACATGGGACATAAGGCCCGCAGTAAAGAAATTATGACAGCTGCAAATGTTCCCTGTGTGCCAGGGTATCATGGAGCAGACCAGGGCGAACAGGAACTCTTGGAGCATGCCAAAAACATCACTTTTCCGGTGCTCCTCAAGAGTGTACGAGGAGGTGGAGGCAAGGGAATGCGAATCGTCCTGACTGAGGAGGAATTCTTGACGCAACTCAGAAGTGCCCGTGCCGAAGCCAAGGCCTCATTTGGTGAAGGAGGCGAGGTCATGCTAGTGGAGAAGTACATCATTCGACCAAGGCACGTCGAAGTGCAAGTCTTTGCCGACAAATGGGGCAATACCGTCGCGCTAGGTGAGCGAGACTGCAGTGTTCAGCGTCGGCATCAAAAGATCCTCGAAGAATCCCCAGCTCCAGATCTAGATCTGGCAACTCGACACGATCTCTGGGATAAGGCGAGAAAAGCAGCCTCGGCAGTTGGTTATGTCGGCGCTGGCACTGTTGAGTTTATCCTCGACAAGGATACCAACAAATTCTATTTCATGGAAATGAACACTCGACTACAAGTGGAGCATCCTGTCACGGAGATGGTGACTGGCCTGGATCTAGTCGAATGGCAATTCCGAGTTGCTGCAGGCGAAAAGCTTCCACTCTCCCAGGAAGAAGTGGAAGCACAGATGAACGAGAGGGGCGCCGCCATTGAAGCACGAATTTATGCCGAAAATCCTGAGAAGGGCTTTATTCCCGACTCCGGCAAATTAGTGAGAGCTTATCTCCCTACCGAATTGCAGAACGAGGATGTTCGCCTGGATTGGGGATTCCGATCTGGTAATACTATCTCTGAAGCATACGACGGCATGATCGCCAAACTTATCGTGCGAGGCGATACGAGAGAACGTGCTATCGCCAAATTGGAGAGCGTTCTACGCTCATACGAAattgttggtgttgctacAAATATCGAATTCCTCAAGCGGCTTTGTGAGACTGATGCCTTTGTGGCCGGAGATGTGGAAACGGGCTTCATCGACAAGTGGCGAGAGGAGCTTTTCAAACCCCGACCTATCAAGAATGAAGTTGTCGCCCAAGCAGCCCTCGGGATGATCAACTTTGAACATCGAAATTCTGGACCCCATGGCTTGACACTTGGCTTTGGCGAGACTAACAACATCGGGGAACGAAAGCTGAACTTTAAAATCCTGGATGGGTATagcaaggaagagggcgAGGTCGTCGAGGCCAGCGTGACACAGACAGGTCATAACCTTTACAACGTTGCTGTCCACCGAAAAGGTGACGAGACACCCCAAGTGTTCACAAATATTGCCTGCCAGCCCGAGCCAGAAGGTGAAGTGATGAAACTCGAGTCATACTTCCCCCTTGAGCGCATTCAATCCTCCGTCGTCCCTCAACACACAGACAATGACACAAAGGTTACTGTTTTCCAGCATGGCGTGAAAACAGATCTTGTCCTTCTACCGCCCAAGTGGTACGAGAAGGCTCTTGGGCTCAAGGAGTCAAGCGCCTCAGTTGCAGCGCCGATGCCCTGCAAGATATTGAAGAACGAGGTAGTGGAGGGTCAAATTGTGCAAAAGGGAGCACCACTTGTGGT AATTGAGtcaatgaagatggaaaCTATTATCCGGTCGCCGCAGGATGGCATAATTAAGAAGCTTGCACATAAAGAAGGG GATATTTGCAAGGCTGGCACGGTACTTGTACTATTTGAAGAGGGCGAAACAAAGGACGGAGAGTCATGA
- a CDS encoding putative amidoligase enzyme-domain-containing protein: MTVSKPRHYNFGVEIEAVVKPYGGADSFTNVDWYRQLAQKLRNRNIEAVHDDCSKYSKHPEYYGGKWFVTRDGSLKRERPMVCMEVVSPRLDTKQHVSGILGDFWEAMRVHFSPQRDISCGGHVHVTPVSGQNKFSLRGLKKIAFASAVYEEFVAAVLPKARRENQYCRPNSQSMGSGLRETLIRFGKSKGSLLQVASEIKSTTSEADLCYYMQGNRYVLWNFQNIFPNPKTGKCTGTVEFRGGNQFLSTKGTLAWVAFVMGFITLALEEDLLNKLTTYTSPDDPKFQSRLEDWWKRIRQAAKQSKLSRYLPLEYIKMHTR; the protein is encoded by the exons ATGACGGTATCAAAGCCCAGGCATTACAACTTCGGCGTGGAGATCGAGGCTGTGGTAAAGCCTTACGGTGGTGCTGATAGCTTTACCAATGTCGACTGGTATCGACAATTAGCACAGAAGCTACGGAACCGCAACATCGAAGCTGTGCACGATGACTGTTCAAAATACAGCAAGCATCCGGAGTACTACGGTGGTAAATGGTTCGTCACTAGAGATGGATCTTTGAAGAGAGAGCGTCCCATGG TCTGCATGGAAGTCGTTTCCCCTCGTCTAGATACCAAGCAACATGTCAGCGGCATACTTGGCGACTTTTGGGAAGCGATGCGTGTACACTTCAGTCCCCAACGCGATATCTCCTGCGGCGGCCACGTCCATGTCACTCCCGTCTCTGGTCAGAACAAGTTCTCCCTACGTGGCCTCAAGAAGATTGCGTTTGCATCTGCTGTTTATGAAGAATTTGTGGCAGCTGTCCTCCCCAAAGCCCGCCGAGAAAATCAGTACTGTCGGCCAAACAGTCAAAGCATGGGTTCTGGGTTGCGTGAAACGCTGATACGATTCGGTAAGAGCAAGGGCTCACTTCTCCAAGTCGCATCAGAAATCAAGTCAACGACATCCGAAGCGGATTTGTGCTACTATATGCAGGGGAACCGATACGTGCTATGGAACTTCCAGAACATTTTCCCAAACCCCAAGACAGGGAAATGTACTGGCACGGTTGAATTCCGGGGGGGCAACCAATTCTTAAGTACGAAGGGGACTCTTGCTTGGGTGGCATTCGTCATGGGATTCATCACACTGGCCCTGGAGGAG gatcttctcaacaagcttaCTACGTATACTTCGCCCGACGACCCAAAATTCCAGTCACGTCTCGAAGACTGGTGGAAACGGATACGTCAAGCGGCTAAGCAATCAAAGCTTTCTCGATATCTACCCTTGGAGTACATCAAGATGCACACAAGATAA
- a CDS encoding HD domain-containing protein encodes MGSQATSPESVADHSYRMGMVAMFAPQELDQAKCMKMCLVHDIAESVVGDITPFSGVSRIEKGRREASTIAYIANRWSGPYTAEIEKLWHEFEAGETPEAQFAQDIDKIELLLQAVEYERESKKEKDLGEFMGVARKLRTEAGKAWANEILGDRERFWQGRQHLRGEHAQQGGLSEEMTKAHDAYYG; translated from the coding sequence ATGGGCTCACAAGCTACCAGTCCCGAGTCGGTTGCAGATCATTCTTATCGAATGGGCATGGTAGCAATGTTTGCACCCCAGGAACTTGACCAAGCCAAGTGCATGAAGATGTGCCTTGTTCACGACATTGCGGAATCTGTCGTGGGCGATATTACACCTTTCAGTGGCGTCTCCAGGATTGAAAAGGGTAGAAGAGAGGCCTCAACCATCGCGTACATTGCTAATCGATGGTCTGGACCATACACTGCCGAGATTGAAAAGCTTTGGCATGAATTCGAAGCTGGTGAAACTCCGGAGGCTCAGTTTGCCCAGGACATTGACAAAATCGAGCTCCTTCTACAAGCAGTGGAGTACGAAAGGGAGagtaagaaagaaaaagatcTGGGCGAGTTCATGGGAGTTGCTCGGAAGTTACGAACTGAAGCTGGAAAGGCATGGGCAAATGAAATACTGGGGGATAGGGAGAGGTTTTGGCAGGGTCGACAACACTTGAGGGGAGAACATGCCCAGCAGGGAGGGCTATCTGAAGAGATGACAAAGGCCCATGATGCATACTATGGATAG
- a CDS encoding fumble-domain-containing protein, with the protein MTPASEHEDAIAQELQAPAHPLDHKRRRTMTSTDEIDSTIIRPGSVRINVKGAFIVDPDTATPASASGASAGGATSHNGRMSPTHPETSDIRLPYHTAIVSHIAIDIGGSLIKLVYFSREVDSTDPGGRLNFQSFETDRIDDCVEFMRHLRDNQLVNGSQPGELCVMATGGGAYKYYDKIRAALEVDVSQEDEMECLIIGLDFFITEIPREVFTYSETDPMHFVVPQDNIYPYLLVNIGSGVSFLKVTGPRSYQRVGGTSLGGGTLWGLLSLLTGARTFDEMLEQAAHGDNANVDMLVGDIYGTDYGKIGLKSTTIASSFGKVFRMKREAESAAEDGRSATPEDASFNSADVSRSLLYAISNNIGQIAYLQSQIHNLSNIYFGGSFIRGHRQTINTLSYAIKFWSKGEKQAYFLRHEGYLGAVGAFLKRKPKNWGRKGSLEGMDDIAELRRNLREGAPNSSTS; encoded by the exons ATGACTCCCGCTTCGGAACACGAAGATGCGATTGCGCAAGAACTCCAAGCTCCGGCGCATCCTTTGGACCACAAGCGCCGCCGTACCATGACGTCGACCGATGAAATAGACAGCACCATTATCCGCCCTGGCAGTGTCAGAATCAATGTCAAAGGCGCTTTCATCGTCGACCCCGATACGGCGACGCcagcctctgcctctggCGCAAGCGCGGGCGGTGCCACATCACATAACGGCCGAATGAGCCCGACGCACCCCGAAACGAGCGACATCCGGTTACCATACCACACTGCGATCGTGAGCCATATTGCGATTGAC ATTGGCGGATCGCTTATAAAGCTCGTTTACTTCTCGCGCGAAGTTGATTCTACGGATCCCGGCGGCCGACTGAACTTTCAAAGCTTCGAAACAGATCGCATTGATGACTGTGTGGAGTTCATGCGACATCTGCGTGATAACCAACTTGTCAATGGCTCACAACCGGGAGAGTTGTGTGTAATGGCGACTGGTGGTGGCGCATACAAGTATTATGACAAAATTCGAGCCGCACTCGAAGTGGATGTGTCGCAagaggatgagatggaatGTCTCATCATTG GACTCGACTTCTTTATAACCGAGATCCCCCGTGAGGTCTTTACCTATTCCGAAACAGACCCCATGCACTTCGTCGTGCCACAGGATAATATATATCCTTATCTGCTTGTAAATATCGGCTCAGGTGTCTCGTTCCTGAAAGTTACTGGGCCACGATCATATCAGCGAGTCGGAGGTACATCGCTTGGCGGTGGTACTCTCTGGGGTCTCTTGTCTCTGCTCACTGGCGCGCGAACTTTTGACGAGATGCTTGAACAAGCCGCTCACGGTGACAACGCCAACGTCGATATGCTAGTTGGCGACATCTATGGAACAGACTATGGCAAGATAGGTCTCAAGAGCACAACAATCGCTTCATCCTTTGGTAAAGTTTTTCGTATGAAGAGAGAGGCTGAATCAGCAGCCGAAGATGGCAGATCTGCTACGCCGGAAGACGCATCCTTCAACAGCGCAGACGTTTCGCGTTCTCTCCTTTACGCCATCTCAAACAATATTGGCCAGATCGCCTACCTGCAGTCCCAAATTCACAATCTGTCCAATATTTATTTTGGTGGTTCTTTCATCAGAGGCCATCGTCAGACCATCAACACACTAAGCTATGCCATCAAGTTCTGGAGTAAGGGGGAGAAGCAGGCTTACTTCCTCCGTCATGAGGGTTATCTGGGAGCAGTTGGCGCATTCCTTAAAAGGAAGCCTAAGAACTGGGGCCGCAAAGGAAGTCTTGAGGGCATGGATGACATTGCTGAGTTACGGAGGAATCTCCGCGAAGGGGCACCTAACTCCAGTACATCATAA
- a CDS encoding auxin efflux carrier, which translates to MASWKSFSVPSFRLTQLAQDAYELPVQTLANTHESHPSIGHLCLLVFEAVLEVVCVSLPGYIVARLGHFDAEKQKFLANLNVMLFTPCLIFTKLASQLNAEKLSDLAIIPVIFVVQTFVSWAVSYVVAKLFRFNRRASNFVTAMGVFGNSNSLPISLVLSLSQTLKGLHWDKVPGDNDDEVGARGILYLLIFQQLGQLVRWSWGYHVLLAPKDKYPEYREEIAEEGQRYHDDENHDDYQNAALIDGLDGETEDEGDSHSIDSQNYDPAGRTPVANASRVSLAVSSDDEYLPKKPHFKNNQEQTDVVAPLNGNEGSMDSFPRVPALEDQEEPTGIAGRTKSAIKSPFIRLGKATSQTLSNWYQKSPAPVKSCLKVTKRVAGKFNNFIWEFMNPPLWAMLIAILVASIPALQRLFFEEGSFVQNSVTNAVRSSGDVAVPLILVVLGANLARNTMAKDEALDPEEERIGNKLLIASLLCRMVLPTAIMAPMLALMAKYVPVSILDDPIFVIVCFLLTGAPSALQLAQICQINSVFEKTMGRILFQSYVIWILPSTLILVMMALEVVEWAR; encoded by the exons ATGGCTTCTTGGAAATCGTTCTCGGTCCCGTCGTTTCGGCTGACGCAGCTCGCCCAAGATGCATATGAACTGCCCGTACAAACCCTCGCCAACACCCATGAATCGCACCCATCCATCGGGCATCTTTGTCTTCTCGTGTTCGAGGCTGTCCTTGAAGTAGTATGTGTCAGTCTACCTGGCTACATCGTTGCGCGACTTGGCCACTTCGATGCCGAGAAGCAGAAATTCTTGGCTAATCTAAATGTGATGCTATTCACACCATGCTTGA TCTTCACCAAGCTCGCCTCCCAGCTTAACGCTGAGAAGCTATCCGATCTCGCTATCATACCggtcatcttcgtcgtccaaACGTTTGTATCATGGGCTGTATCATATGTCGTCGCAAAGTTGTTCCGATTCAACAGACGGGCATCCAACTTCGTTACGGCAATGGGTGTTTTCGGAAACTCCAACTCGTTACCCATCTCCCTTGTTTTGTCACTCTCTCAAACGCTGAAAGGTCTGCATTGGGACAAAGTTCCGGGCGATAACGATGACGAAGTTGGCGCGCGTGGTATCCTTTACCTCCTTATCTTCCAGCAGCTTGGTCAGCTCGTTCGCTGGAGTTGGGGTTACCATGTCCTTCTTGCCCCTAAGGATAAATACCCCGAGTACCGCGAAGAAATTGCCGAGGAAGGCCAGCGTTAtcacgatgatgagaatcaTGATGACTACCAGAATGCGGCTCTGATCGATGGCCTTGACGGAGAAACAGAGGACGAGGGAGACAGCCACAGTATCGACTCGCAAAATTATGATCCGGCTGGCCGTACCCCTGTGGCAAATGCCTCCCGAGTTTCATTGGCAGTTTCTAGCGATGACGAATATTTGCCCAAAAAGCCGCATTTCAAGAATAACCAAGAGCAAACGGACGTTGTTGCTCCCCTTAATGGAAATGAAGGTAGCATGGATTCCTTCCCCCGTGTCCCGGCATTGGAGGATCAGGAAGAGCCCACTGGCATCGCGGGCCGGACTAAATCTGCTATTAAATCGCCCTTCATCCGTCTTGGAAAGGCAACATCCCAAACCCTCAGCAACTGGTACCAGAAGTCTCCAGCTCCTGTTAAATCTTGTTTGAAAGTTACGAAGCGTGTGGCTGGGAAATTCAACAACTTTATCTGGGAATTTATGAACCCCCCTCTCTGGGCTATGTTGATTGCCATCCTCGTCGCCTCTATTCCGGCTCTTCAACGACTCTTCTTCGAGGAGGGCTCTTTCGTCCAGAACAGTGTGACCAACGCCGTTCGCTCCAGTGGAGATGTCGCTGTCCCACTGATCCTCGTTGTTCTCGGCGCCAATCTTGCTCGTAATACCATGGCTAAGGATGAGGCTTTAGACCCCGAGGAAGAGCGCATCGGCAACAAACTTCTCATTGCCTCCCTTCTTTGCCGTATGGTTCTACCAACTGCCATCATGGCTCCTATGCTTGCGCTCATGGCCAAATATGTGCCCGTTAGCATTCTTGACGATCCAATTTTTGTTATCGTTTGTTTCTTGCTCACGGGAGCTCCCAGCGCCCTCCAGCTCGCTCAAATTTGCCAGATTAACAGTGTATTTGAGAAGACAATGGGCAGAATTCTGTTCCAGAGCTATGTCATCTG GATTCTTCCCTCTACTCTTATTTTGGTAATGATGGCCCTCGAGGTTGTTGAGTGGGCTCGATGA